One Polaribacter sp. KT25b DNA segment encodes these proteins:
- a CDS encoding leucine-rich repeat domain-containing protein has translation MAVVQAFKDVDILKTIYSYDSFPVVSSGLFSPYLYKERRIESTMTSRGDGMVEIQYSGGVIDLEEKLYTINSDLKMIELKIYDGNKDLNSIYSILFFVEGIGEKIHHYVITNEIDVNKKKVLSIDSEGYSLLIKSINNDEFNIKKVIDEIASTFSVKKDVNIPIASNEGVLNIDWWNDLEDDLKKRLNFFINIPSHNFDEFEMRGLHLEKNIINFIDVNGVVEVPCRGKIDELVKVESLNLSNLNIENLKFLNCFTHLEWLNLDNNKIVDISPLVSLKNLKTLLLKNNENINFELLKKIQCLGHLSLSENNIQNIDFLSELINLEYLSLSENNIEDITPLKKLINLEYLLLDDNKIQDIFILRNLTNLITLHISRNQLKNIDAFSELTNLESLSFMDNQVENVMPLENLKQLESLALYGNPISLNDKKKLSNLLPKWEYEIDITDILTPFIKD, from the coding sequence ATGGCAGTTGTTCAAGCATTTAAAGATGTCGATATATTAAAAACAATTTATTCTTATGATTCATTTCCTGTAGTGTCTTCTGGATTATTCTCTCCATATCTTTATAAAGAAAGAAGAATAGAATCTACTATGACCTCTAGAGGTGATGGTATGGTGGAAATACAATATAGTGGAGGGGTTATTGATCTAGAGGAAAAACTATATACAATCAATAGTGATTTAAAAATGATTGAGTTAAAAATTTATGATGGAAATAAAGATTTAAACTCAATTTATTCAATTTTATTTTTTGTAGAAGGTATTGGGGAGAAAATTCATCATTATGTAATTACAAATGAAATAGATGTTAATAAAAAGAAAGTATTAAGTATTGATTCAGAAGGATATTCTCTATTAATTAAATCTATTAATAATGATGAATTCAATATAAAGAAGGTTATTGATGAAATAGCTTCAACTTTTTCTGTTAAAAAAGATGTTAATATACCAATAGCGAGTAACGAGGGCGTACTAAATATTGATTGGTGGAATGATTTAGAGGATGATTTGAAAAAAAGGTTAAACTTTTTTATAAATATACCAAGTCACAATTTTGATGAATTTGAGATGAGAGGATTACATTTGGAAAAGAATATAATAAATTTTATAGATGTTAATGGAGTTGTTGAGGTTCCTTGTAGGGGTAAAATTGATGAATTGGTTAAAGTAGAAAGTTTAAATTTATCTAATTTAAATATAGAAAATCTAAAATTTCTTAATTGTTTTACCCATTTAGAGTGGTTAAATTTAGATAATAACAAAATAGTAGATATTAGCCCTCTTGTATCTCTTAAAAACCTTAAGACCTTATTGTTAAAGAATAATGAAAATATTAATTTTGAGCTTCTGAAAAAAATACAATGTTTAGGGCATTTATCCTTAAGTGAGAATAATATTCAGAATATTGATTTTTTAAGTGAATTAATTAATTTAGAATATTTATCATTAAGTGAAAACAATATTGAAGATATAACCCCATTAAAAAAATTAATCAACTTAGAATACCTATTATTAGACGATAATAAAATACAAGATATTTTTATTTTGAGAAATTTAACAAATTTAATAACTCTTCATATATCACGAAATCAATTAAAAAATATTGATGCATTTAGCGAGTTAACAAATTTAGAATCACTGTCATTTATGGATAATCAGGTAGAGAATGTGATGCCTTTAGAAAATTTAAAGCAATTAGAAAGTTTAGCTTTATATGGTAACCCTATAAGTTTAAATGATAAGAAAAAACTATCCAATTTGTTGCCAAAATGGGAATATGAAATAGATATAACAGATATTTTAACTCCTTTTATAAAAGATTAA
- a CDS encoding helix-turn-helix domain-containing protein translates to MRAFGLNLKRLRNNCNLSQEDLANDCDISISQIGRIERGEINTTISTLFVLAKALNIEVKDLFDFK, encoded by the coding sequence ATGAGGGCTTTTGGTTTAAACCTAAAGAGACTCCGCAATAATTGTAATCTTTCACAAGAAGATTTAGCAAATGATTGCGATATATCAATATCACAAATAGGTAGAATTGAAAGAGGAGAGATAAATACAACTATTTCAACTTTGTTTGTATTAGCTAAAGCATTGAATATTGAAGTCAAAGATTTGTTTGATTTTAAATAA
- a CDS encoding site-specific integrase, translated as MNNFKLNILFVLQKIKINKKGQCPIKCRITFLKSRKEFSTGIFINPDYWDSGKQKALPQNKENIILNNKLSLIHQQIDKAFLMLQILPNDFDVDDIYRKYKGEDSKEEITILGAYDLHNDKTKKLIGIDFNKLSWSRYVESRRKVALFITKFYKRKDVKLKDLDLKFIQDLEYFFKTELNLKQATVYRSIQRVKKIIQFAISENYLKKDPFHLYKNKKHKTVIIYLTDVELKKLEKHNFSQVRLQQVKDMFIFCCYTGLAYTEMSTLTTKNIEIGFDGKEWIQMIRKKTNRKISIPILPKAREILDMYDNKLPTLSNQKFNSYLKEISELVGIHKKLTHHTARKTFATTVLLFNNVPMEIVSELLGHSNMNVTQSHYGKIVQKKVSDEINRLY; from the coding sequence ATGAATAACTTCAAACTAAATATATTATTTGTTTTACAAAAAATTAAAATAAATAAGAAAGGGCAATGTCCTATAAAGTGTAGAATTACATTTTTAAAAAGTAGAAAAGAATTCTCTACAGGTATTTTTATAAATCCAGATTATTGGGATAGTGGTAAGCAGAAAGCTTTGCCTCAAAACAAAGAAAACATCATTTTAAACAACAAATTAAGCCTTATTCATCAACAGATAGATAAGGCTTTTTTAATGCTCCAAATCCTCCCAAATGACTTTGATGTAGATGATATTTATAGGAAATATAAAGGAGAAGATTCTAAAGAAGAAATTACCATTTTAGGAGCTTATGATTTACATAATGACAAGACTAAAAAACTAATAGGAATAGATTTTAATAAATTATCTTGGAGTAGATATGTGGAAAGTAGAAGGAAAGTAGCGTTATTTATTACTAAGTTCTATAAAAGAAAGGATGTTAAGCTAAAGGATTTAGATCTGAAGTTTATTCAAGATTTGGAATATTTCTTTAAAACAGAATTAAATTTAAAACAAGCTACTGTATATAGGAGTATCCAGCGAGTAAAGAAAATTATTCAGTTTGCAATTTCAGAGAACTATTTGAAGAAAGATCCATTTCATCTATATAAAAATAAGAAACATAAAACTGTTATTATTTATTTGACAGATGTAGAGTTAAAGAAGTTAGAGAAACACAATTTTAGTCAAGTGAGATTACAGCAAGTAAAAGATATGTTTATATTCTGTTGTTACACAGGTTTAGCTTATACAGAAATGTCAACTTTGACAACTAAAAATATAGAAATTGGTTTTGATGGTAAAGAATGGATTCAGATGATACGTAAAAAAACGAATAGGAAAATATCCATTCCAATTTTACCAAAAGCAAGAGAGATTTTAGATATGTATGATAACAAGTTGCCAACTTTAAGTAACCAAAAGTTTAATTCATATTTAAAAGAGATTTCAGAGTTAGTTGGTATTCATAAAAAATTAACTCATCATACTGCAAGAAAAACTTTTGCGACAACAGTATTATTATTTAACAATGTACCTATGGAAATTGTATCAGAATTATTGGGTCATTCTAATATGAATGTAACGCAATCTCATTATGGTAAAATTGTACAAAAGAAAGTCAGTGATGAAATTAATAGGCTTTATTAA
- a CDS encoding HD family phosphohydrolase yields MSEIINRIYRNNTFIYKVFLFLITTVAIVYLFPKGGQFKYDFNNGQLWKYENLYAPFDFAIQKTAEEISQEKKDIETNAKKYFTYDTSIFSDVKKTFSSRVNLIKPTDSISRVEINELKKIGEKVIQDVYSIGFLEVVSEVRVLKKDEIVAIIKDNEVKDVLFKNLLTSKNVLEIIHIRLGKEPYSFGQKQMLNILASIIKPNVSYNNQYTSKIIENDISHISYTRGKVSADELIILKGDIVEGRKLAILNSLKSEFNSKVWSDSNYHWIVFGYTILVSLALLMLLLFLHKNRIEIFENNTKVTFIFFNVFAMIFIQTLVIKYNPEYLYVVPLSVLPIILKAFFDARLGLFAHVLTVLLLGYIVPNSFEFIYLHIIAGIVTILTVSELYKRANLFISVAQITVIYMITYFAFSIIKEGNASQINWDYFMLFAANGLLSFLSLILIYIFEKVFGLVSDVTLLELSNTNTKLLRELNEKAPGTFQHSMQVANLAEAAANEIGANSMLVRTGALYHDIGKMLNPMYFVENQSTGVNPHNDLSPRDSSKIITDHVIKGVELAKKYNLPDRIIDFIRTHHGTSSTYYFYKKEQELNPDTKVDIKEFQYQGPIPFSKETAILMMCDSAEAASKSIKVPTAQTISDLIDKIIDKQMADNQFLNSDITFREIKVIKKVIKKKLMNIYHLRVEYPE; encoded by the coding sequence ATGAGTGAAATAATAAATAGAATCTACAGAAATAATACCTTTATATATAAGGTGTTTTTATTTTTAATTACTACTGTAGCTATTGTGTATTTGTTTCCTAAAGGTGGGCAATTTAAATACGATTTTAACAACGGTCAGTTATGGAAGTATGAAAATTTATACGCACCTTTTGATTTTGCAATTCAAAAAACGGCAGAAGAAATTAGTCAAGAAAAAAAAGACATTGAAACAAATGCAAAAAAATACTTTACATATGATACAAGTATTTTTTCTGATGTAAAAAAAACATTTAGTAGTAGAGTTAATCTTATAAAACCAACAGATTCTATTTCGAGAGTTGAAATTAACGAATTAAAAAAAATAGGAGAAAAAGTTATTCAAGATGTTTATAGTATTGGTTTTTTAGAAGTTGTAAGTGAAGTTAGAGTATTAAAAAAAGATGAAATTGTAGCAATTATAAAAGACAATGAAGTAAAAGATGTTTTGTTTAAAAACTTACTTACGTCTAAAAATGTTTTAGAAATTATTCATATTAGATTAGGCAAAGAACCTTATTCTTTTGGGCAAAAGCAAATGTTAAATATTTTAGCAAGCATCATAAAGCCCAATGTTTCTTATAATAATCAATACACCAGTAAAATAATAGAAAACGATATTAGTCATATTTCTTACACCAGAGGAAAAGTATCTGCAGATGAGCTTATTATTTTAAAAGGAGATATTGTAGAAGGACGAAAATTAGCCATCTTAAATTCTTTAAAAAGTGAATTTAATTCTAAAGTTTGGTCTGATTCTAATTATCATTGGATTGTTTTTGGATACACAATTTTGGTTTCTTTAGCACTGTTGATGTTGCTATTGTTTTTACATAAAAATAGAATAGAAATTTTTGAGAATAACACAAAAGTAACCTTCATATTTTTTAATGTATTTGCCATGATTTTTATACAAACCTTGGTTATAAAATACAATCCAGAGTACTTATATGTTGTTCCTTTAAGTGTATTGCCTATAATTTTAAAAGCTTTTTTCGATGCTCGTTTAGGGTTATTTGCGCACGTTTTAACAGTGTTGCTTTTAGGGTACATTGTACCAAACAGTTTCGAGTTTATTTATTTACACATTATTGCTGGTATTGTAACGATATTAACAGTTTCAGAATTGTATAAGAGAGCTAACTTGTTTATTTCGGTAGCACAAATTACTGTTATTTATATGATTACTTATTTTGCATTTTCTATTATTAAAGAAGGAAATGCATCGCAAATAAATTGGGATTATTTTATGCTTTTTGCAGCCAATGGATTACTGTCATTTTTATCATTAATATTAATTTATATTTTTGAGAAAGTTTTTGGGTTGGTTTCTGATGTTACACTATTAGAACTATCAAACACAAATACAAAGTTGTTAAGAGAGTTAAATGAAAAAGCTCCAGGTACGTTTCAACATTCTATGCAAGTTGCTAATTTAGCCGAAGCAGCAGCAAATGAAATAGGAGCAAACTCAATGTTAGTAAGAACAGGTGCTTTGTATCATGATATTGGTAAAATGTTAAATCCAATGTATTTTGTAGAAAATCAATCTACGGGAGTAAATCCTCATAATGATTTATCACCAAGAGATAGTTCTAAAATTATTACAGATCATGTTATAAAAGGGGTAGAATTAGCTAAAAAATATAATTTACCAGATAGGATTATAGATTTTATTAGAACACATCATGGTACGAGTTCTACATATTACTTTTATAAAAAAGAGCAAGAATTAAATCCAGATACCAAGGTAGATATCAAAGAATTTCAATATCAAGGGCCAATTCCGTTTTCTAAAGAAACTGCTATTTTAATGATGTGCGATTCGGCAGAAGCAGCATCAAAAAGTATAAAAGTTCCTACAGCGCAAACAATCAGTGATTTAATAGATAAAATTATTGATAAACAGATGGCAGATAATCAATTTTTAAATTCTGATATTACTTTTAGAGAGATTAAAGTCATTAAAAAAGTAATCAAGAAAAAGTTAATGAACATTTACCATTTAAGAGTTGAATACCCCGAATAA